A window from uncultured Fibrobacter sp. encodes these proteins:
- a CDS encoding FISUMP domain-containing protein, producing MKSLPSLVWIIPSLIFFAACGEQGTTEKIVEVASSGLDVVSSVKDLPKCTKDNEGEQALVKGETSVRVCVDGKWFATVVKDTSDNEFSCKTKELKDKSGLKIICNGDSIGVVYNGKEGAQGIQGEKGDKGDAGEQGVQGEKGEPGIQGEQGIPGEQGKQGKTGKQGEQGIQGEKGDPGEQGEKGETGDKGDTGTGCSIVEQTDSTVTIKCGEKSVVLNLGTKGGSDIVDTLELDSEKIAISLDTLTGFSQKGPFLKGSSVYLYELSDGHTLKQTNGNFTSVITSDSGRYRFQSRDLVSQYALIVVDGKYRNEVTGKPTATNIKLQAYTNMLMRKSANVNLLTHLEKDRVYNLVTQKNMTVRAAKKQAQGEIFKQFHFDTAGLKGESEDLDVFGKTDADAALLAISILLQRDSSETDLSVLLTDVSGDMETDGKWNGNGAAAVKATIADWVTTGDDAGKLALYRSNVEGWGLTKEVPHFEKFMRRFASVENGLGVCGSDSTPVGYVKQVTNAKSNYNAPDYAAINGKGGSIRFICVDADSAKWRVATDIEKDTMGWGHDFDDGDVRNGIINTATTYVYQNDNWRLGTYLDSVFVHEVDGGYACLENGYSTFKYKGDYYYCRGSWEKASELYNDTFESRDSCKTGGYYSNSALKTGRVSGKMYVCDNGAFRYADVDEIDLHKGCASYNEGESYSPEDQLSYYTCTTDGWVFDIEKNSGTLVDERDGKTYRIETIGNQVVMAENLNYEYPHVVYSDSYANGCGSDSCEIYGRFYKWYAAVDAGLEYSEGVDCLLSSGTECRVTAKPARGVCPEGWHIPDENEWKTLYGYMGDSPYAMQAKGFAGSDSALDTYGFSALASGWGTEHCSYFDKTCPYSFHDPDITGFWSTDHNESSGYVMMFLLYRDSAIIGGNPEDYMFPVRCFKD from the coding sequence ATGAAAAGCCTCCCTTCTCTCGTCTGGATTATTCCGTCACTTATATTTTTCGCTGCTTGCGGTGAGCAGGGGACAACCGAAAAAATTGTCGAAGTAGCCTCGTCTGGTTTGGATGTGGTGTCGTCGGTGAAGGATTTGCCGAAGTGCACCAAGGACAACGAGGGCGAACAGGCGCTCGTGAAGGGTGAAACGTCGGTGCGCGTGTGCGTGGACGGCAAGTGGTTTGCGACGGTTGTCAAAGATACCTCTGACAATGAATTTTCCTGCAAGACCAAGGAACTCAAGGACAAGAGTGGTTTAAAGATTATCTGTAACGGGGATTCCATCGGCGTTGTGTACAACGGCAAGGAAGGCGCTCAAGGCATTCAAGGTGAGAAAGGCGACAAGGGCGATGCCGGCGAGCAAGGTGTTCAAGGTGAAAAGGGAGAACCGGGAATCCAGGGGGAGCAAGGGATTCCGGGCGAACAAGGAAAACAGGGAAAAACGGGTAAGCAGGGTGAACAGGGAATTCAAGGTGAAAAAGGCGACCCGGGCGAGCAGGGCGAAAAAGGTGAAACTGGAGATAAGGGTGATACCGGAACAGGCTGCTCTATTGTCGAACAGACCGATTCCACGGTGACCATCAAGTGCGGTGAAAAGTCCGTTGTTTTGAACTTGGGTACAAAGGGTGGCTCTGATATTGTTGATACCTTGGAACTCGACTCCGAAAAAATTGCGATTTCGCTGGATACTTTGACGGGCTTTTCGCAGAAGGGACCTTTCCTCAAGGGTTCTTCGGTCTATCTTTATGAACTTTCCGACGGGCATACCCTCAAACAGACGAACGGTAACTTTACGAGCGTCATCACGAGCGACAGCGGACGTTACCGGTTCCAGTCGCGTGACCTTGTGAGCCAATATGCCCTAATTGTGGTGGATGGCAAGTACAGGAACGAGGTGACGGGAAAGCCTACCGCGACAAATATCAAGTTGCAGGCCTACACCAATATGCTTATGCGTAAGTCCGCAAACGTTAACCTGCTGACACACCTTGAAAAGGACCGCGTATATAACTTGGTGACGCAGAAGAATATGACGGTCCGTGCAGCAAAGAAACAGGCTCAGGGGGAAATCTTCAAGCAGTTCCATTTCGATACGGCGGGACTCAAGGGCGAATCCGAAGATTTGGATGTGTTTGGCAAGACCGATGCCGATGCGGCGCTCCTCGCCATTTCCATCTTGCTGCAGAGGGACTCGAGCGAAACGGACCTTTCGGTGCTCTTGACAGACGTCTCGGGGGATATGGAAACGGATGGAAAATGGAATGGAAACGGTGCCGCCGCAGTCAAGGCGACGATTGCCGACTGGGTGACCACGGGGGATGATGCAGGGAAACTGGCTCTGTACCGTAGCAATGTGGAGGGCTGGGGACTTACGAAAGAGGTTCCGCACTTTGAAAAGTTTATGCGCCGGTTCGCGAGTGTCGAAAATGGTCTTGGCGTGTGCGGCTCTGATTCGACCCCGGTGGGGTATGTGAAACAGGTGACGAATGCAAAGTCCAACTACAATGCGCCTGATTATGCGGCTATTAACGGCAAGGGTGGTTCAATCCGCTTTATCTGCGTGGATGCCGACAGCGCAAAATGGCGTGTGGCTACAGATATTGAAAAAGATACGATGGGCTGGGGACACGATTTTGACGACGGCGATGTGCGTAATGGCATCATAAATACCGCGACTACGTATGTCTATCAAAATGACAATTGGCGTCTTGGGACATACCTGGATTCTGTTTTTGTGCACGAAGTGGATGGCGGGTACGCATGCCTAGAAAACGGCTACTCAACCTTTAAATATAAGGGTGATTACTACTATTGCAGGGGAAGCTGGGAAAAAGCCTCCGAACTCTATAACGACACCTTTGAATCCCGCGATTCTTGTAAGACGGGCGGCTATTATAGCAACAGTGCCCTTAAAACGGGTCGTGTTTCAGGGAAAATGTATGTTTGCGACAACGGTGCATTCAGATATGCCGACGTGGACGAGATTGATTTACATAAGGGGTGTGCTTCTTACAATGAGGGGGAATCCTATTCTCCAGAGGATCAGCTTTCTTATTATACCTGCACAACTGATGGCTGGGTGTTCGATATCGAGAAGAACTCCGGAACGCTTGTGGATGAACGAGACGGTAAGACGTACAGAATTGAAACCATAGGTAACCAAGTCGTCATGGCGGAGAATTTGAATTATGAATATCCGCATGTGGTGTATTCTGATAGCTATGCTAATGGATGTGGTTCGGATAGCTGCGAAATATATGGACGTTTTTACAAATGGTATGCCGCTGTAGACGCTGGTTTAGAATATTCAGAAGGCGTGGATTGTCTGCTGTCGAGTGGAACTGAATGCCGTGTTACGGCAAAACCGGCCCGCGGCGTTTGCCCTGAGGGGTGGCATATTCCTGATGAAAATGAATGGAAAACTCTGTATGGTTATATGGGCGATTCCCCTTATGCGATGCAGGCGAAAGGCTTTGCGGGTTCTGACAGCGCTTTGGACACGTATGGCTTTAGTGCGCTTGCTTCGGGATGGGGTACTGAACATTGTTCTTATTTTGATAAAACATGTCCATACTCTTTCCATGATCCTGATATAACTGGATTTTGGTCCACTGACCATAATGAATCTAGTGGCTATGTGATGATGTTCCTTTTGTACAGGGATAGTGCTATTATAGGAGGAAATCCCGAAGATTATATGTTCCCGGTCCGCTGTTTCAAGGATTAA
- a CDS encoding DUF6175 family protein, producing MKKLIYGAMTAAFLAACASSPPANNNDEVRARANDAYAEVPGDDPVASKSATGASAGAADAPSMQLSNATFRSAPTVLVSPALSGKMTGSIDVIRRNPLAKTAMEVINAYLTSRGYTVVGLESQAQLDEVVQLQSDIAGNDEDLSYVAGLSVGADINITYAGSIQEGDIVVDLNASEASTANLLASESVRMKNEGDESQRVLVQRAMESAIVKLENKVRDRLAAQQELGVQYKVVAHLTGEFTDDQAEEISNIVSLQIRKKFNKMQVISMSRNTYDLLIYADPDKFEDAQMVYGEFVEGLAGLAKVHKQNITKKLIILEIK from the coding sequence ATGAAAAAGCTGATTTACGGTGCTATGACTGCGGCTTTCCTTGCTGCCTGCGCAAGCAGCCCGCCTGCCAATAACAATGACGAGGTTCGCGCTAGGGCAAATGATGCGTATGCAGAGGTTCCGGGCGACGATCCCGTGGCTTCCAAGTCGGCCACAGGTGCTTCTGCAGGTGCCGCTGATGCTCCTTCGATGCAACTTTCGAATGCGACTTTCCGCAGCGCCCCTACGGTTTTGGTAAGCCCGGCGCTTTCGGGTAAGATGACGGGATCTATCGATGTCATTCGTCGTAATCCGCTGGCAAAGACGGCTATGGAAGTCATTAACGCCTATTTGACTTCCCGTGGCTATACGGTGGTGGGGCTCGAAAGCCAGGCGCAGCTCGATGAGGTTGTGCAGCTGCAGTCCGATATTGCGGGTAATGATGAAGATCTTTCGTATGTGGCGGGCCTTTCTGTGGGCGCCGATATCAATATTACCTATGCGGGCAGCATTCAGGAAGGCGACATCGTGGTGGACCTGAACGCAAGCGAAGCTTCGACGGCGAATCTTTTGGCGAGCGAATCGGTCCGCATGAAAAACGAAGGCGACGAATCGCAGCGTGTACTAGTGCAACGTGCGATGGAATCGGCTATCGTGAAACTTGAAAACAAGGTCCGCGATCGCCTGGCCGCGCAACAGGAACTTGGCGTTCAGTACAAGGTGGTGGCTCACTTGACGGGCGAATTCACCGATGACCAGGCCGAAGAGATTTCGAACATCGTGTCTTTACAGATTCGCAAGAAGTTTAACAAGATGCAGGTGATTTCGATGAGCCGTAACACCTACGACTTGTTGATTTATGCGGATCCGGACAAGTTCGAAGACGCCCAGATGGTGTATGGCGAATTTGTCGAGGGCCTTGCTGGCCTTGCCAAGGTCCATAAGCAGAATATCACCAAGAAACTGATTATTCTGGAAATCAAGTAA